One part of the Arabidopsis thaliana chromosome 1 sequence genome encodes these proteins:
- a CDS encoding Tetratricopeptide repeat (TPR)-like superfamily protein (Tetratricopeptide repeat (TPR)-like superfamily protein; FUNCTIONS IN: heat shock protein binding, binding; INVOLVED IN: protein folding; LOCATED IN: cellular_component unknown; CONTAINS InterPro DOMAIN/s: Tetratricopeptide-like helical (InterPro:IPR011990), Heat shock protein DnaJ, N-terminal (InterPro:IPR001623); BEST Arabidopsis thaliana protein match is: Heat shock protein DnaJ with tetratricopeptide repeat (TAIR:AT4G02100.1); Has 193 Blast hits to 189 proteins in 47 species: Archae - 0; Bacteria - 2; Metazoa - 37; Fungi - 13; Plants - 127; Viruses - 0; Other Eukaryotes - 14 (source: NCBI BLink).), which yields MAIHPWWKRNRKKVDKYMKNAKDLITSQDPNDIVSALSLLNSTLSISPHHELALELKARSLLYLRRFKDVAVLLHNYIPSLRIDNEDVSSVFAASSELSSLMLLLPSGSPSHDSSFKCFSYSYLKKKVMAGLSNNSQVQGQWRYLVLGQACYHLGLMDDAIILLQTGKRLATAELRRESICWSEDSFNLSTSESQPQPITESEIVSQMLSQTKLFLRRRTAALAALDAGLYSESIRHFSKIIDSRRGAPQSFLVYCLIRRAFAYKSAGRIADSIADCNLILALEPSCIEALETRAELFRSIRCFPDSLHDLEHLKLLFNSILRDRSLTGPVWKRHNVRYREIPGKLCVLTTNIKQMKEKITNRENGNEDYYSLMGIERGCSRSELNRAYLLLNLRYKSERSMTSIDRFDIIDEQELVSVKNRARMSTLLLYRLIQKGYYAVLSDIETVEADKAVAIDNRRIETPMDGNKAVAMTVVRKSNDKLDVVVKGVFCRDMAAVGSLISRAGLRQPITV from the exons ATGGCGATTCATCCTTGGTGGAAACGTAACAGAAAG AAAGTGGACAAGTACATGAAGAATGCGAAGGATTTGATAACCAGCCAAGATCCAAACGACATCGTATCAGCTCTCAGTCTCTTGAATTCAACGCTTTCTATCTCTCCTCACCACGAACTCGCTCTGGAACTCAAAGCCAGATCGCTTCTCTACCTTCGTCGTTTCAAAGACGTGGCCGTTTTGCTTCACAATTACATTCCCAGTCTTAGAATCGATAACGAAGATGTCAGCAGTGTCTTCGCCGCTTCATCGGAGCTTTCCTCTctcatgcttcttcttccgagTGGCTCACCGAGTCATGACTCGTCGTTCAAGTGTTTCTCTTATTcctacttgaagaagaaggtcatGGCAGGGTTAAGTAATAATTCTCAAGTACAAGGGCAATGGAG ATACTTGGTTTTGGGCCAAGCTTGTTACCATCTGGGTTTAATGGATGACGCGATCATCCTACTCCAAACCGGTAAACGCCTAGCCACGGCGGAGCTCCGCCGCGAAAGCATTTGCTGGTCCGAAGATAGCTTCAACCTTTCCACCTCCGAATCTCAGCCACAACCAATCACCGAATCCGAGATCGTATCGCAAATGCTCTCCCAAACCAAGCTCTTCCTCCGACGGCGCACAGCGGCGCTCGCAGCACTTGACGCCGGTCTCTACTCCGAATCCATCCGCCATTTCTCTAAGATCATAGACAGCCGTCGTGGTGCACCGCAGAGTTTCCTCGTCTATTGCTTAATTCGTCGCGCCTTCGCCTATAAATCCGCCGGCCGAATCGCGGATTCCATCGCCGATTGCAACTTAATCCTAGCCCTAGAACCGTCGTGCATAGAAGCTTTAGAAACCAGAGCTGAATTGTTCCGATCGATACGGTGTTTCCCCGACTCGCTTCACGATCTCGAACACTTGAAACTCCTcttcaattcaattttacGTGACCGGTCATTAACCGGCCCGGTTTGGAAACGGCATAATGTCCGGTACAGAGAAATCCCGGGAAAATTATGTGTATTGACCACTaatatcaaacaaatgaaggagaaaattacaaacagagaaaacgGCAATGAGGATTATTACTCATTGATGGGAATTGAACGTGGGTGCTCGAGATCGGAGCTGAACAGGGCTTACTTGTTACTGAATCTAAGATATAAATCGGAGAGATCAATGACGTCTATAGACCGGTTCGATATAATCGATGAGCAAGAATTAGTTTCGGTTAAGAACCGAGCGAGAATGTCAACGTTGTTACTCTATAGATTGATCCAGAAGGGATATTACGCCGTATTGAGTGACATTGAAACCGTAGAAGCGGACAAAGCGGTTGCAATCGATAATCGACGGATTGAAACGCCGATGGATGGTAATAAAGCGGTGGCAATGACGGTTGTGAGGAAGAGTAACGACAAGTTAGATGTGGTGGTTAAAGGAGTGTTTTGTAGAGATATGGCGGCGGTTGGGAGTTTGATTTCCCGTGCCGGTTTAAGACAACCAATTACGGTTTAG
- a CDS encoding RING/FYVE/PHD zinc finger superfamily protein — MGDVVLFIDETYLKSSFNRCRICHEEEAESYFEAPCSCSGTIKFAHRDCIQRWCDEKGNTICEICLQEYKPGYTTTSKPSRFIETAVTIRDNLHIMRRENGRRRRNRRLVNREESDFQECNSGVDRGASCCRYLALIFSVILLIKHAFDAVYGTEEYPYTIFTVLTLKAIGILLPMLVIIRTITAIQRSLRYQILVSSQYMNC, encoded by the exons ATGGGAGATGTAGTTTTGTTCATAGATGAAACATATTTGAAATCGAGTTTTAATCGCTGTAGAATCTGtcacgaagaagaagctgagagcTACTTTGAAGCTCCTTGTTCTTGTTCAGGAACCATCAAG TTCGCTCACAGAGATTGCATACAACGATGGTGTGATGAGAAAGGAAACACAATTTGTGAAATTTGTCTCCAG GAGTATAAACCTGGATACAccacaacttcaaaaccatcTCGATTTATTGAAACAGCAGTCACAATCAG AGATAATTTACACataatgagaagagaaaatggaagaagaagaagaaatagaagatTAGTGAATAGAGAAGAATCAGATTTTCAAGAATGCAACTCTGGTGTTGATAGAGGCGCCTCTTGTTGTAGATACTTGGCTCTCATT ttttcggttattttgttgataaagCATGCATTTGATGCGGTTTATGGAACTGAAGAGTATCCCTATACAATATTCACG GTCTTAACATTGAAGGCTATAGGCATACTATTACCAATGCTCGTTATCATTCGAACCATCACAGCTATTCAAAGGAGTCTCCGATATCAAATTCTCGTAAGCTCTCAATATATGAATTGCTGA
- a CDS encoding Ras-related small GTP-binding family protein (Ras-related small GTP-binding family protein; FUNCTIONS IN: GTP binding; INVOLVED IN: intracellular protein transport; LOCATED IN: endomembrane system, intracellular; CONTAINS InterPro DOMAIN/s: Small GTPase SAR1-type (InterPro:IPR006687), ARF/SAR superfamily (InterPro:IPR006689); BEST Arabidopsis thaliana protein match is: secretion-associated RAS super family 2 (TAIR:AT4G02080.1); Has 4733 Blast hits to 4733 proteins in 333 species: Archae - 0; Bacteria - 0; Metazoa - 2238; Fungi - 747; Plants - 975; Viruses - 0; Other Eukaryotes - 773 (source: NCBI BLink).): MGPLTRVLILVEWFSQVDALVYLVDAYDQERFAESKKELDALLSDESLATVPFLILGNKIDIPYAASEDELRFHLGLSNFTTGKGKVNLTDSNVRPLEVFMCSIVRKMGYGEGFKWLSQYIK, from the exons ATGGGCCCTCTCACTCG GGTATTGATTCTTGTTGAGTGGTTTTCACAGGTTGATGCTCTGGTCTACTTAGTGGATGCTTATGACCAGGAGAGATTTGCAGAATCAAAAAAGGAGCTTGATGCACTTCTCTCAGACGAATCCTTAGCCACTGTCCCATTCCTCATCTTAGGAAACAAAATCGACATACCTTACGCTGCATCTGAGGACGAGCTTCGATTCCATCTTGGCCTCTCCAATTTCACAACTGGTAAAGGCAAAGTGAATCTAACTGATTCGAATGTGAGACCATTGGAGGTGTTTATGTGCAGCATTGTTAGAAAAATGGGATATGGTGAAGGCTTCAAGTGGCTCTCTCAATACATCAAATAA
- the BXL2 gene encoding beta-xylosidase 2 (beta-xylosidase 2 (BXL2); FUNCTIONS IN: hydrolase activity, hydrolyzing O-glycosyl compounds; INVOLVED IN: carbohydrate metabolic process; LOCATED IN: plant-type cell wall; EXPRESSED IN: 23 plant structures; EXPRESSED DURING: 13 growth stages; CONTAINS InterPro DOMAIN/s: Glycoside hydrolase, family 3, N-terminal (InterPro:IPR001764), Glycoside hydrolase, family 3, C-terminal (InterPro:IPR002772), Glycoside hydrolase, catalytic core (InterPro:IPR017853); BEST Arabidopsis thaliana protein match is: beta-xylosidase 1 (TAIR:AT5G49360.1); Has 9578 Blast hits to 8300 proteins in 1224 species: Archae - 65; Bacteria - 5802; Metazoa - 17; Fungi - 1614; Plants - 527; Viruses - 0; Other Eukaryotes - 1553 (source: NCBI BLink).): MILHKMAFLAVILFFLISSSSVCVHSRETFACDTKDAATATLRFCQLSVPIPERVRDLIGRLTLAEKVSLLGNTAAAIPRLGIKGYEWWSEALHGVSNVGPGTKFGGVYPAATSFPQVITTVASFNASLWESIGRVVSNEARAMYNGGVGGLTYWSPNVNILRDPRWGRGQETPGEDPVVAGKYAASYVRGLQGNDRSRLKVAACCKHFTAYDLDNWNGVDRFHFNAKVSKQDIEDTFDVPFRMCVKEGNVASIMCSYNQVNGVPTCADPNLLKKTIRNQWGLNGYIVSDCDSVGVLYDTQHYTGTPEEAAADSIKAGLDLDCGPFLGAHTIDAVKKNLLRESDVDNALINTLTVQMRLGMFDGDIAAQPYGHLGPAHVCTPVHKGLALEAAQQGIVLLKNHGSSLPLSSQRHRTVAVIGPNSDATVTMIGNYAGVACGYTSPVQGITGYARTIHQKGCVDVHCMDDRLFDAAVEAARGADATVLVMGLDQSIEAEFKDRNSLLLPGKQQELVSRVAKAAKGPVILVLMSGGPIDISFAEKDRKIPAIVWAGYPGQEGGTAIADILFGSANPGGKLPMTWYPQDYLTNLPMTEMSMRPVHSKRIPGRTYRFYDGPVVYPFGHGLSYTRFTHNIADAPKVIPIAVRGRNGTVSGKSIRVTHARCDRLSLGVHVEVTNVGSRDGTHTMLVFSAPPGGEWAPKKQLVAFERVHVAVGEKKRVQVNIHVCKYLSVVDRAGNRRIPIGDHGIHIGDESHTVSLQASTLGVIKS; encoded by the exons atgatTCTCCACAAAATGGCGTTCTTGGCCgttattctcttcttcttgataagcAGCAGCAGCGTTTGCGTTCATAGCCGTGAAACGTTTGCTTGCGATACAAAGGACGCAGCAACAGCTACACTGAGATTCTGCCAGCTTTCAGTTCCTATACCGGAGAGAGTCAGAGATTTGATCGGACGGTTGACATTGGCCGAGAAAGTGAGCTTGTTAGGGAACACTGCGGCGGCGATACCACGTCTAGGAATCAAAGGGTACGAGTGGTGGTCGGAGGCTTTACACGGCGTTTCAAATGTGGGACCCGGTACTAAGTTCGGTGGGGTTTACCCTGCAGCCACCAGTTTCCCTCAAGTCATCACCACCGTTGCTTCTTTCAATGCCTCCTTGTGGGAATCCATCGGACGG GTTGTGTCAAATGAGGCCAGGGCCATGTACAACGGTGGAGTTGGTGGGCTTACGTATTGGAGCCCAAACGTTAACATATTGAGGGACCCACGTTGGGGACGTGGACAGGAAACTCCCGGTGAAGATCCAGTAGTAGCCGGTAAATACGCAGCGAGCTACGTCAGAGGGTTACAGGGAAACGACCGTAGCCGGTTAAAAGTAGCTGCTTGTTGCAAACATTTCACAGCTTACGATCTCGATAACTGGAACGGCGTCGACAGATTCCATTTCAACGCTAAG gtaAGCAAGCAAGACATAGAAGACACGTTCGACGTACCGTTCCGTATGTGTGTTAAAGAAGGTAACGTTGCGAGCATTATGTGTTCGTACAATCAAGTTAATGGTGTTCCTACATGTGCTGATCCTAATCTCCTCAAGAAGACCATACGCAATCAATGGGGTCTCAACGG GTATATCGTGTCTGATTGTGACTCTGTCGGTGTTTTGTACGATACCCAACATTACACTGGTACTCCTGAAGAAGCTGCCGCTGATTCCATCAAAGCtg GCTTGGATTTAGATTGTGGGCCATTTCTAGGAGCCCATACAATCGATGCGGTGAAGAAAAACTTGTTGCGTGAGTCCGATGTTGATAATGCCTTAATCAACACGCTAACAGTCCAAATGAGACTAGGAATGTTTGATGGCGATATAGCGGCTCAACCGTACGGACACCTTGGACCGGCACACGTGTGTACACCGGTTCACAAAGGACTAGCTCTCGAAGCAGCTCAACAAGGAATCGTCCTACTCAAAAATCACGGCTCGTCTCTACCTCTCTCAAGCCAACGTCACCGAACTGTCGCCGTAATTGGACCTAATTCAGACGCTACGGTCACAATGATTGGTAATTATGCAGGGGTTGCTTGTGGATATACCAGTCCGGTTCAAGGTATTACCGGTTATGCTCGAACCATTCATCAAAAGGGTTGCGTGGACGTACACTGCATGGATGATAGATTGTTCGATGCCGCGGTTGAAGCGGCTCGTGGAGCTGATGCGACGGTTCTTGTGATGGGTTTGGATCAGTCTATTGAAGCGGAGTTCAAGGACAGAAACAGTTTGCTTTTGCCTGGGAAACAACAAGAGCTTGTCTCTAGAGTTGCTAAGGCCGCTAAAGGCCCAGTTATCTTAGTATTGATGTCTGGTGGGCCTATCGATATATCTTTTGCTGAGAAGGATCGGAAAATTCCAGCGATTGTTTGGGCCGGGTATCCGGGTCAAGAAGGTGGTACCGCAATCGCCGATATCTTATTCGGCAGTGCTAATCCCGGAGGAAAGCTTCCGATGACTTGGTATCCGCAAGATTATTTAACCAATTTACCAATGACAGAAATGTCGATGCGGCCGGTCCATTCGAAGCGGATCCCGGGTCGGACTTACCGGTTCTACGACGGTCCAGTTGTTTACCCGTTCGGGCATGGTTTGAGTTACACGCGCTTTACTCACAACATAGCCGACGCGCCAAAAGTGATTCCTATAGCTGTTCGTGGAAGAAACGGCACCGTTTCAGGGAAATCAATCCGTGTGACGCACGCTAGGTGTGATCGTCTCTCTCTCGGAGTCCACGTGGAAGTTACTAACGTTGGCTCGAGAGATGGGACGCACACAATGCTTGTGTTCTCGGCTCCGCCGGGTGGAGAATGGGCTCCGAAGAAACAGCTGGTTGCTTTTGAGAGAGTACACGTGGCGGTTGGGGAGAAGAAGCGTGTGCAGGTGAATATACACGTGTGTAAGTATTTAAGTGTAGTGGACCGAGCCGGGAACCGAAGGATTCCGATCGGTGATCATGGGATTCATATTGGAGATGAGAGTCATACGGTGTCGCTTCAAGCTTCTACTCTTGGAGTCATCAAGTCttga
- a CDS encoding Nucleoside transporter family protein (Nucleoside transporter family protein; FUNCTIONS IN: nucleoside transmembrane transporter activity; INVOLVED IN: transport; LOCATED IN: membrane; CONTAINS InterPro DOMAIN/s: Delayed-early response protein/equilibrative nucleoside transporter (InterPro:IPR002259); BEST Arabidopsis thaliana protein match is: equilibrative nucleotide transporter 1 (TAIR:AT1G70330.1); Has 1148 Blast hits to 1019 proteins in 199 species: Archae - 0; Bacteria - 0; Metazoa - 540; Fungi - 114; Plants - 205; Viruses - 3; Other Eukaryotes - 286 (source: NCBI BLink).): MVDEKVIVDEVETRDAYRVAYVIHFLLGAGSLIPWNALITAVDYFGYLYPDKHVEKTFTVAYMSCSVLVLVLMMTWNTRMSYRVRMNLGFSMFIIAMMISPLIDWVWKGEKGENVSYMLMVGSVVLCGLADGVVGGSLIGSAGKLPRQYMQAIFAGTASSGIIISLLRIATKASLPQTPQGMRTSAHSYFIVSSTILLCCFISCNVLHKLPVMQQHLKFHQPLHSTLTIWMVGRKIKWPASGMLIIYSVTLSIFPGFIAENLKSQLLQSWYPILLITVYNISDFVGKSLTALYLWQSIKSATWACIVRLLFYPLFSACLRGPKWLRTEVPVVVLTFMLGLTNGYLTSVLMIMAPKTVHASEAELAAIFMVVFLGLGLVCGSVIGWLWLI, from the exons ATGGTTGATGAGAAAGTGATTGTTGATGAAGTTGAGACAAGAGACGCTTATAGAGTTGCGTACGTGATCCATTTCTTGTTGGGTGCTGGTAGTTTAATACCATGGAACGCTTTGATCACTGCCGTTGATTACTTTGGCTACTTGTACCCGGACAAGCATGTAGAGAAGACTTTCACTGTGGCTTACATGAGCTGTTCggttcttgttttggttttgatgatgaCTTGGAACACAAGGATGAGCTACAGAGTGAGGATGAACTTGGGGTTTTCCATGTTCATCATCGCCATGATGATTTCTCCCCTTATAGATTGGGTCTGGAAAGGTGAAAAGGGTGAGAATGTTTCTTACATGTTGATGGTTGGATCAGTCGTACTCTGTGGTTTAGCTGATGGAGTGGTTGGAGGAAGTTTGATTGGTTCAGCCGGAAAGCTTCCTAGACAGTACATGCAAGCAATTTTTGCCGGCACTGCCTCTTCAG GTATTATCATCTCCCTCCTTAGGATTGCGACTAAAGCTTCGCTGCCACAAACACCGCAGGGGATGCGAACCAGTGCTCATTCCTATTTCATAGTCAGCTCTACCATCCTCCTATGTTGCTTCATTTCTTGTAACGTGCTACACAAGCTACCAGTAATGCAACAACACCTCAAGTTTCATCAACCTTTGCATTCGACTCTGACAATATGGATGGTTGGGAGGAAAATCAAGTGGCCAGCTTCGGGTATGCTAATAATCTACTCTGTTACCTTATCGATATTTCCAGGATTTATAGCTGAGAATTTGAAGTCCCAACTTCTCCAAAGTTGGTATCCCATTTTGCTCATCACTGTGTACAACATATCGGATTTCGTAGGCAAGTCACTCACCGCACTCTATCTATGGCAAAGTATAAAATCGGCTACATGGGCTTGTATCGTTAGGCTTCTCTTTTATCCTCTTTTCTCTGCATGTCTACGTGGACCAAAATGGTTAAGAACAGAAGTGCCAGTGGTTGTCTTGACGTTCATGCTAGGTCTTACCAACGGCTACCTCACTAGCGTGCTCATGATCATGGCTCCCAAAACGGTTCATGCATCAGAAGCAGAACTTGCAGCCATCTTCATGGTTGTTTTTCTAGGACTAGGTCTTGTTTGTGGCTCTGTTATTGGTTGGCTCTGGCTCATCTGA
- a CDS encoding Nucleoside transporter family protein (Nucleoside transporter family protein; FUNCTIONS IN: nucleoside transmembrane transporter activity; INVOLVED IN: transport; LOCATED IN: membrane; CONTAINS InterPro DOMAIN/s: Delayed-early response protein/equilibrative nucleoside transporter (InterPro:IPR002259); BEST Arabidopsis thaliana protein match is: equilibrative nucleotide transporter 1 (TAIR:AT1G70330.1); Has 35333 Blast hits to 34131 proteins in 2444 species: Archae - 798; Bacteria - 22429; Metazoa - 974; Fungi - 991; Plants - 531; Viruses - 0; Other Eukaryotes - 9610 (source: NCBI BLink).), translating into MVDEKVIVDEVETRDAYRVAYVIHFLLGAGSLIPWNALITAVDYFGYLYPDKHVEKTFTVAYMSCSVLVLVLMMTWNTRMSYRVRMNLGFSMFIIAMMISPLIDWVWKGEKGENVSYMLMVGSVVLCGLADGVVGGSLIGSAGKLPRQYMQAIFAGTASSGIIISLLRIATKASLPQTPQGMRTSAHSYFIVSSTILLCCFISCNVLHKLPVMQQHLKFHQPLHSTLTIWMVGRKIKWPASGKSLTALYLWQSIKSATWACIVRLLFYPLFSACLRGPKWLRTEVPVVVLTFMLGLTNGYLTSVLMIMAPKTVHASEAELAAIFMVVFLGLGLVCGSVIGWLWLI; encoded by the exons ATGGTTGATGAGAAAGTGATTGTTGATGAAGTTGAGACAAGAGACGCTTATAGAGTTGCGTACGTGATCCATTTCTTGTTGGGTGCTGGTAGTTTAATACCATGGAACGCTTTGATCACTGCCGTTGATTACTTTGGCTACTTGTACCCGGACAAGCATGTAGAGAAGACTTTCACTGTGGCTTACATGAGCTGTTCggttcttgttttggttttgatgatgaCTTGGAACACAAGGATGAGCTACAGAGTGAGGATGAACTTGGGGTTTTCCATGTTCATCATCGCCATGATGATTTCTCCCCTTATAGATTGGGTCTGGAAAGGTGAAAAGGGTGAGAATGTTTCTTACATGTTGATGGTTGGATCAGTCGTACTCTGTGGTTTAGCTGATGGAGTGGTTGGAGGAAGTTTGATTGGTTCAGCCGGAAAGCTTCCTAGACAGTACATGCAAGCAATTTTTGCCGGCACTGCCTCTTCAG GTATTATCATCTCCCTCCTTAGGATTGCGACTAAAGCTTCGCTGCCACAAACACCGCAGGGGATGCGAACCAGTGCTCATTCCTATTTCATAGTCAGCTCTACCATCCTCCTATGTTGCTTCATTTCTTGTAACGTGCTACACAAGCTACCAGTAATGCAACAACACCTCAAGTTTCATCAACCTTTGCATTCGACTCTGACAATATGGATGGTTGGGAGGAAAATCAAGTGGCCAGCTTCGG GCAAGTCACTCACCGCACTCTATCTATGGCAAAGTATAAAATCGGCTACATGGGCTTGTATCGTTAGGCTTCTCTTTTATCCTCTTTTCTCTGCATGTCTACGTGGACCAAAATGGTTAAGAACAGAAGTGCCAGTGGTTGTCTTGACGTTCATGCTAGGTCTTACCAACGGCTACCTCACTAGCGTGCTCATGATCATGGCTCCCAAAACGGTTCATGCATCAGAAGCAGAACTTGCAGCCATCTTCATGGTTGTTTTTCTAGGACTAGGTCTTGTTTGTGGCTCTGTTATTGGTTGGCTCTGGCTCATCTGA
- a CDS encoding RING/FYVE/PHD zinc finger superfamily protein (RING/FYVE/PHD zinc finger superfamily protein; FUNCTIONS IN: zinc ion binding; CONTAINS InterPro DOMAIN/s: Protein of unknown function DUF3675 (InterPro:IPR022143), Zinc finger, C3HC4 RING-type (InterPro:IPR018957), Zinc finger, RING-CH-type (InterPro:IPR011016); BEST Arabidopsis thaliana protein match is: RING/FYVE/PHD zinc finger superfamily protein (TAIR:AT4G02075.1); Has 1637 Blast hits to 1605 proteins in 173 species: Archae - 0; Bacteria - 0; Metazoa - 761; Fungi - 107; Plants - 616; Viruses - 18; Other Eukaryotes - 135 (source: NCBI BLink).): MGDVVLFIDETYLKSSFNRCRICHEEEAESYFEAPCSCSGTIKFAHRDCIQRWCDEKGNTICEICLQEYKPGYTTTSKPSRFIETAVTIRDNLHIMRRENGRRRRNRRLVNREESDFQECNSGVDRGASCCRYLALIFSVILLIKHAFDAVYGTEEYPYTIFTVLTLKAIGILLPMLVIIRTITAIQRSLRYQILESEEDTLSSEEEDHGLEEEEQQQHIA, encoded by the exons ATGGGAGATGTAGTTTTGTTCATAGATGAAACATATTTGAAATCGAGTTTTAATCGCTGTAGAATCTGtcacgaagaagaagctgagagcTACTTTGAAGCTCCTTGTTCTTGTTCAGGAACCATCAAG TTCGCTCACAGAGATTGCATACAACGATGGTGTGATGAGAAAGGAAACACAATTTGTGAAATTTGTCTCCAG GAGTATAAACCTGGATACAccacaacttcaaaaccatcTCGATTTATTGAAACAGCAGTCACAATCAG AGATAATTTACACataatgagaagagaaaatggaagaagaagaagaaatagaagatTAGTGAATAGAGAAGAATCAGATTTTCAAGAATGCAACTCTGGTGTTGATAGAGGCGCCTCTTGTTGTAGATACTTGGCTCTCATT ttttcggttattttgttgataaagCATGCATTTGATGCGGTTTATGGAACTGAAGAGTATCCCTATACAATATTCACG GTCTTAACATTGAAGGCTATAGGCATACTATTACCAATGCTCGTTATCATTCGAACCATCACAGCTATTCAAAGGAGTCTCCGATATCAAATTCTC gaatcagaagaagatacattgagctctg